The window ACATAACGTCTTTCACGTTGTAAAGGCAGCTCAGGTAGAGCTTGGCGAATCTCTTCAATGTATTCATCGGTCAGGATTATCGGAACGAGATCAGGCTCTGGGAAATAACGGTAATCGTCTGCCTGTTCCTTGCGACGCATCATCACAGTTTCTTTCTTTTCAGGATCCCAGCGATAGGTCGCTTGTGTGATGATCTCGTGATGAGGAATTTCAGGATGGTTTTCATAGGCACGGATTTGACGTGCAGACTCGGCATAAAGAGCTAACTCCATATTGGAGAAGCTGTTCATGTTCTTTATTTCGATCTTATTGCGTAATTCCTTCTCTCCACGCTTACGGACAGAGATGTTGGCGTCCATACGCAAAGATCCTTCTTCCATGTTACAGTCAGAGGCATCGATGTACATTAATATCGCCCGTACAGCCATCGCATAAGCAACAGCTTCATGCGGAGTATGAATGCAAGGTTCGGAGACAATCTCTACCAAAGGCACGCCAGCACGGTTGTAGTCGACCCCGGCGAAATTGGAGAAATGCTTGAGCATTCCGGCGTCGTCTTCTATATGTACCCTATTAACGGCAAAATGCTTCTCCACACCGTCCACCTCAGCCACGACAGTTCCGCCGATGACGATAGGCTGATCAAACTGAGTGATCTGGAAGTTACGCGGGCTATCAGGATAGAAGTAGGATTTACGGTCGAATTTGCTGAATTTGGCGATATGGGCGTTGATAGCGCAGCCAAATTGTACCGCTTTGCGGACGGCTTCTTTGTTAAGCACCGGCAGGGCACCCGGTTGTCCGGTGCACACTTCAGTAATGTTAGTGTTAGGCTCATCGCCAAAGCGGTTGGGCGCTACACTGAAGAGTTTACTTTTAGTATTCAACTCGGCATGGATCTCTAGTCCGATAACTATTTCCCAATCTTGATGATGCGACATATCTTAACCTTGCTTAACGAGTGGGGGCAGATGACTTGAATATTTGGTAGCTGCATCGAAAACATGAGCAGCTTGCAATACGTTACGGTCGTGCTTTTGCGGTCCGGTCAGCTGCAGTCCTAACGGTAGGTTGTTGGATGTGAATCCGCAGGGGACGCTGACAGAAGGTAGTCCGCATAAGTTGATCGGGATAGTGTAGATGTCTGCTAGGTACATCTCCAAAGGATCTTTAATAGCGCCGATGCCAAAGGCTTCTGTAGGGGAGACAGGGGTAGCTACTAGTTGGCAAGTGCGGAAGATTTCCTTGTAGCGGCGGAGCATCAACGTTCTGACTTTCTGAGCCTTCTTGTAATAAGCATCTTGATAGCCGGAGGAGAGGACATACGTTCCCAGCATGATACGGCGTTTCACTTCAGCACCGAACCCGTCTTCTTTGGACATATCGTAGACTTCATCCAGCGTCTTAGCGCGAGGTGAACGGTTGCCGTAGCGGATGCCGTCAAAGCGTGCCAAGTTGGTGGAAGCTTCTGCAGTAGCGAGGATATAATAAACAGGCAAAGCATGTTTTAGAATGGAGAGGTCTACGTCGACAAGCTCAGCACCTTTTTGTTTCAGTACTTCAAGGGACGCCTGGAAGTTTTCTTTCACATCCGCACGCAAACCGTCTAGGAATTCCCAAGGCACACCGATCTTCCATCCTGCGATATCATCAGAAAATGTGCTTAGATAGTCTTCAGACGGAGCAGGCAAGCTGGTAGAGTCTTTTTCGCATTGCTTGCCGATGACTTCCATCACTAAAGCCGCGTCTTCAACATTTGCAGCAAAAGGACCGATCTGGTCTAGAGAAGAGGCGTAAGCAACAAGACCGTAACGTGAGACACGTCCATAAGTAGGTTTAAAACCGACTAAGCCGCACAAGCCTGCAGGTTGACGAATGGAGCCGCCGGTGTCGCTGCCCAGAGCTATTGGGCAGAGGCGAGCTGCAACAGCCGCAGCAGAACCACCTGAAGAACCTCCAGGTACACGGTTCAAGTCCCAAGGGTTGCGTGTCACTTGCAAAGCGGAGTTCTCGCATGAAGATCCCATCGCAAATTCATCGCAGTTTGTCTTGCCGATGATGATGGCGTCTTCTTGCAGCAATAACTCTGTCGCTGTGGCGTGGAAGGGGGCTTTGTAGTTAGTCAGGAATTTAGATCCGCAGGTGGTGATTTCCCCTTGGAAATGGATATTATCTTTTAGGGCGATGGGGATGCCGGCAAGTTTGCCTAGCGGTTCGCCATTAGCTTTCTTTGCATCCAGGCGTCTTGCAGCTGCTAGGGCAGACTGATGGAAAACAGCAAGGAACGCACCGATCTGGCCATCTAATGTATCAATACGATTAAGGAAAGTTTTAACGATCTCTTCCGCTGAAACTTCGCCGCTGAGAAACTTTTTTCTAAGATCGCGGGCTGTGAGTAGGTGAAGTGCTGCCATGTATTACCGCCCTTTTATCACTGTAGGTACTTTGATCATGCCGCCTGTATGGGAAGGGGCATTGCTTAGGAAAACTTCACGCGGTAGAGTTGCGCCGACTTCGTCTTCACGGAAGGCATTCGCGACATCTTCTAAAACGTGGTTACAGGGCGGAACGCCTTCGGTATCAATGACTTGAAGAGTCTCAAAATAGTTTAATATTTTCTCTAAGTCTTTTAGTAGGTTTTCCTCTTCCTCTTCTGTGCATTCGATACGGCAGAGTTTGGAGAGGAATTGGATAGTTTCA is drawn from Parachlamydiales bacterium and contains these coding sequences:
- the gatB gene encoding Asp-tRNA(Asn)/Glu-tRNA(Gln) amidotransferase subunit GatB — encoded protein: MSHHQDWEIVIGLEIHAELNTKSKLFSVAPNRFGDEPNTNITEVCTGQPGALPVLNKEAVRKAVQFGCAINAHIAKFSKFDRKSYFYPDSPRNFQITQFDQPIVIGGTVVAEVDGVEKHFAVNRVHIEDDAGMLKHFSNFAGVDYNRAGVPLVEIVSEPCIHTPHEAVAYAMAVRAILMYIDASDCNMEEGSLRMDANISVRKRGEKELRNKIEIKNMNSFSNMELALYAESARQIRAYENHPEIPHHEIITQATYRWDPEKKETVMMRRKEQADDYRYFPEPDLVPIILTDEYIEEIRQALPELPLQRERRYVNDLGLSPDSSFIIVSDKPACEYFEKALKECGNARSLCNWIIVEFAGRYKDTGTSLITSGILPEHVGHLVNMIDNGTITGKIAKAVADDMVANPGKDSRTIVSENPDYRPVGDRASLEALITEVLSENGQSVVDYKEGKARAFGFLVGQVMKKTNGKANPAIVNELLMEKLG
- the gatA gene encoding Asp-tRNA(Asn)/Glu-tRNA(Gln) amidotransferase subunit GatA, encoding MAALHLLTARDLRKKFLSGEVSAEEIVKTFLNRIDTLDGQIGAFLAVFHQSALAAARRLDAKKANGEPLGKLAGIPIALKDNIHFQGEITTCGSKFLTNYKAPFHATATELLLQEDAIIIGKTNCDEFAMGSSCENSALQVTRNPWDLNRVPGGSSGGSAAAVAARLCPIALGSDTGGSIRQPAGLCGLVGFKPTYGRVSRYGLVAYASSLDQIGPFAANVEDAALVMEVIGKQCEKDSTSLPAPSEDYLSTFSDDIAGWKIGVPWEFLDGLRADVKENFQASLEVLKQKGAELVDVDLSILKHALPVYYILATAEASTNLARFDGIRYGNRSPRAKTLDEVYDMSKEDGFGAEVKRRIMLGTYVLSSGYQDAYYKKAQKVRTLMLRRYKEIFRTCQLVATPVSPTEAFGIGAIKDPLEMYLADIYTIPINLCGLPSVSVPCGFTSNNLPLGLQLTGPQKHDRNVLQAAHVFDAATKYSSHLPPLVKQG
- the gatC gene encoding Asp-tRNA(Asn)/Glu-tRNA(Gln) amidotransferase subunit GatC, which gives rise to MAKLNHETIQFLSKLCRIECTEEEEENLLKDLEKILNYFETLQVIDTEGVPPCNHVLEDVANAFREDEVGATLPREVFLSNAPSHTGGMIKVPTVIKGR